A stretch of the Sphingomonas sp. CL5.1 genome encodes the following:
- a CDS encoding aldehyde dehydrogenase family protein, whose product MSNNVENIVNGAFIENKLVPVASDVRVPVVDPTTGAVFTELHEAGKDEVDAAVAAGRHALEQGEWGRLAGFERGRLLAKLSQAILDNADELVALESRDTGKPLGQARADIVATARYFEFYAGAADKMHGETIPYFRDFFVATEREPHGVVAHIIPWNYPAQMFGRNVAPSLAVGNAAVVKPAEDACLSVLRMAQLSAEVGFPAGALAVLPGRGSVTGAALSAHDDIDYIAFTGSPGVGEMIQVAAARRAIGCTLELGGKSPHVVFGDADLSLAVPAIVNGIVNNAGQTCSAGSRVLVERAHFDRIVGAIANAFSKLRAGSPEMNVDLGPVINQRQRERIERYCEQARADGIPLLAEGSIEAGTSSDGFFVAPRLYGPVDPSNILAREEVFGPVLCVIPFEDDADALRLANDSEFGLLAGIWTRDGGRGLRLARKIRAGQVYINGFAAGGGIELPFGGVKRSGHGREKGLAAMEELSTVKTIIHRHG is encoded by the coding sequence ATGTCGAACAATGTCGAAAACATCGTGAACGGCGCCTTTATCGAGAATAAGCTGGTGCCGGTCGCGAGCGACGTCCGCGTGCCGGTTGTCGATCCGACGACGGGTGCCGTGTTCACCGAGCTTCACGAGGCCGGGAAGGACGAAGTCGATGCGGCGGTGGCCGCCGGGCGACATGCGCTCGAGCAGGGCGAGTGGGGCAGGCTCGCCGGGTTCGAGCGCGGCCGGTTGCTCGCCAAGCTGTCGCAGGCGATCCTCGACAATGCCGACGAACTCGTTGCGCTGGAATCGCGCGACACAGGAAAGCCGCTGGGCCAGGCGCGGGCCGACATCGTCGCGACTGCGCGCTATTTTGAATTCTACGCGGGCGCGGCGGACAAGATGCACGGCGAGACGATCCCGTATTTCCGTGATTTTTTCGTGGCGACCGAGCGCGAGCCGCACGGTGTCGTTGCCCACATCATCCCCTGGAATTATCCGGCGCAGATGTTTGGCCGCAACGTCGCGCCGTCGCTTGCGGTGGGCAATGCGGCGGTGGTCAAACCGGCCGAGGACGCCTGCCTTTCGGTTCTCCGCATGGCCCAGCTCTCGGCCGAAGTCGGGTTTCCGGCGGGGGCGCTGGCGGTGCTGCCGGGACGGGGTTCCGTGACCGGCGCGGCGCTCAGCGCGCATGACGATATCGACTATATCGCATTTACGGGCAGCCCCGGCGTTGGCGAGATGATCCAGGTCGCCGCGGCGCGACGCGCAATCGGCTGCACGCTCGAACTGGGCGGTAAGTCGCCGCATGTGGTGTTCGGCGATGCCGATCTGTCGCTTGCGGTGCCGGCTATCGTCAATGGGATTGTCAACAACGCCGGCCAGACCTGCTCCGCAGGTTCGCGCGTGCTCGTCGAGCGGGCGCATTTCGACCGTATCGTCGGGGCAATCGCCAACGCTTTCAGCAAACTTCGTGCCGGGAGTCCGGAGATGAACGTGGATCTCGGCCCGGTAATCAACCAGCGCCAGCGCGAGCGCATCGAGCGCTATTGCGAACAGGCCAGGGCGGACGGCATTCCGCTGCTTGCCGAAGGAAGCATCGAGGCCGGCACGTCTTCCGACGGCTTCTTCGTCGCGCCGCGGCTCTACGGGCCAGTCGATCCCTCCAACATCCTGGCGCGCGAGGAAGTGTTCGGACCTGTGCTTTGCGTGATTCCGTTCGAGGACGATGCGGATGCGCTGCGCCTGGCCAACGACAGCGAATTCGGCTTGCTTGCGGGAATCTGGACGCGGGATGGTGGGCGGGGGCTTCGCCTCGCTCGAAAGATTCGCGCCGGGCAGGTGTATATCAACGGCTTTGCCGCGGGCGGTGGGATCGAATTGCCGTTCGGTGGTGTCAAGCGCTCGGGGCATGGCCGCGAAAAGGGCTTGGCCGCGATGGAGGAGCTGTCCACGGTCAAGACGATCATTCACCGTCATGGCTGA
- a CDS encoding aldolase/citrate lyase family protein produces MDKDAPRAALSAGFTDLPVIVRIHPVGTASPAADLAVAAQSPFVAIMPPKTASLDNIIRVAAICPDVALIETAAGIAEARTIARYGHVARLVFGSVDFATDLGGNHVPEALAAARLGFGGKPAIHPHQIEPIKAALPPEPSEIEWARQVLDSGDGTVRIDRRAGAGSCTRRAGPCIPAIGDRNDAQCKSALTRCGLLA; encoded by the coding sequence GTGGATAAAGACGCGCCGCGCGCCGCGCTTTCGGCAGGCTTCACGGATCTGCCGGTCATCGTCCGAATCCACCCCGTCGGGACCGCGTCGCCCGCGGCCGATCTGGCGGTTGCAGCGCAATCGCCCTTCGTCGCTATCATGCCGCCTAAGACGGCCAGTCTCGACAACATCATCCGGGTGGCCGCGATCTGCCCCGACGTCGCGTTGATCGAGACTGCGGCCGGCATTGCCGAGGCGCGGACGATCGCTCGATACGGGCATGTGGCGCGTCTGGTCTTCGGCTCGGTCGACTTCGCCACCGATCTGGGTGGCAACCATGTTCCCGAGGCGCTCGCGGCAGCGCGCCTCGGATTCGGGGGCAAGCCCGCGATCCATCCGCACCAGATCGAGCCGATCAAGGCGGCCCTCCCGCCCGAGCCAAGCGAGATAGAATGGGCGCGGCAAGTGCTGGACAGTGGCGATGGTACGGTTCGGATTGATCGACGCGCTGGTGCGGGCTCGTGCACGCGTCGTGCTGGCCCGTGCATCCCAGCCATAGGCGATCGCAATGATGCACAATGCAAGTCCGCGCTAACGCGCTGCGGACTGCTGGCCTAG
- a CDS encoding alpha/beta fold hydrolase, translating into MTEEYRHRSIWGHLMKLAFSQNYVDAGGIRTRYVEAGPKDAPVLIMIHGTGSSWECFCATLESHARHFRCLAIDMAGSGFSDRPDEPYEIQFYVNHVLAFMDALGIATASFIGVSLGAWVTSRLVVDHPERVEKLTLLASSGLIINNATMSRTKTVRNAAVDDPSWENIKPVFNSILYKEEDRIPDLIQLRQAIYREPNMKMAMGNILVLQNEEVRRRNLVSEEEWRGVTVPIFIILAPDDNPDYTTTGERIAELATDVRTLTIEKVKHWAHYEAPEIFNPANLAFLLGETRPG; encoded by the coding sequence ATGACCGAAGAATATCGCCACCGGAGCATCTGGGGCCATCTGATGAAGCTGGCGTTCTCGCAGAACTATGTGGACGCGGGCGGCATCCGCACCCGCTATGTCGAGGCAGGTCCCAAGGACGCGCCTGTGCTGATCATGATTCACGGGACTGGCAGCAGCTGGGAATGCTTCTGCGCGACGCTGGAAAGCCATGCCCGGCACTTCCGGTGCCTCGCCATCGACATGGCGGGCAGCGGCTTCAGCGATCGGCCCGATGAGCCGTATGAAATCCAGTTTTATGTGAACCACGTGCTTGCATTCATGGACGCGCTGGGGATCGCGACGGCGTCGTTCATTGGCGTGTCGCTCGGGGCGTGGGTGACGAGCCGGCTCGTGGTAGATCATCCCGAGCGCGTCGAGAAGCTGACGTTGCTCGCCTCTTCGGGGCTCATCATCAACAACGCGACCATGTCGCGGACCAAGACCGTCCGGAATGCGGCGGTCGATGATCCGAGCTGGGAGAACATCAAGCCGGTGTTCAATTCGATCCTGTACAAAGAAGAGGATCGGATTCCCGATCTGATCCAGCTTCGCCAGGCGATCTACCGCGAGCCCAACATGAAGATGGCGATGGGCAACATCCTGGTGCTTCAAAACGAGGAGGTTCGCCGCCGCAACCTCGTGAGCGAGGAGGAGTGGCGCGGCGTCACGGTCCCGATTTTCATCATCCTCGCTCCTGACGACAACCCTGATTACACGACCACCGGCGAGCGCATCGCCGAACTGGCCACCGACGTTCGCACGCTGACGATCGAGAAAGTGAAGCATTGGGCGCATTACGAGGCGCCTGAAATCTTTAACCCCGCCAACCTTGCATTCCTGCTCGGTGAAACCAGGCCGGGCTGA
- a CDS encoding MaoC family dehydratase N-terminal domain-containing protein, translated as MSGELDIDHLRQWIGREEASQDVLTAALAARFHATLDLPGAAATQSEVAPALIHFCLCQPAAAMHELGGDGHPATGGFLPPVLLPRRMWASSAIDFHKGLRVGDVVAKRSRVAEVTTKSGRSGNLCFVTVEHEIRAHDRLAISERQTIVYREAAGSRASVAPMPETAPQGVTVETITASASLLFRYSAVTFNGHRIHYDLPYAMGEEHYPGLVVHGPLQATLLVHLAARCNGGRAPDHFSFRGVQPAIGGEALSLNAGALIDNSMELWSARPGGALAMRATAQWR; from the coding sequence GTGAGCGGCGAGTTGGATATCGACCATCTGCGGCAATGGATCGGTCGCGAGGAAGCCTCGCAGGACGTTCTCACCGCGGCACTGGCCGCACGGTTCCACGCGACGCTCGATCTGCCCGGCGCAGCAGCGACGCAAAGCGAAGTGGCGCCGGCGCTCATCCATTTCTGCCTTTGCCAGCCCGCCGCCGCCATGCACGAGCTTGGCGGCGACGGGCATCCGGCCACGGGAGGTTTCCTGCCACCGGTGCTGTTGCCGCGCCGGATGTGGGCGAGCAGCGCGATCGATTTCCACAAGGGGCTGCGCGTCGGGGATGTCGTCGCCAAGCGCTCGCGTGTCGCGGAGGTGACCACCAAATCGGGGCGCAGCGGCAATCTGTGTTTCGTCACGGTGGAGCACGAGATCAGGGCGCACGATAGGCTGGCCATCAGCGAGCGCCAGACGATCGTTTATCGGGAGGCAGCAGGCTCGCGCGCAAGCGTGGCGCCCATGCCAGAAACAGCGCCGCAGGGCGTCACGGTCGAGACAATCACCGCCTCCGCGTCATTGCTGTTTCGCTATTCCGCGGTGACCTTCAACGGGCATCGGATCCATTACGATCTTCCCTATGCGATGGGCGAGGAGCATTATCCAGGGCTGGTGGTCCATGGACCGTTGCAGGCGACGTTGCTGGTTCATCTCGCCGCGCGGTGCAACGGCGGCCGCGCGCCCGATCATTTCTCGTTCCGTGGAGTCCAGCCGGCGATCGGCGGAGAAGCGCTGTCGCTCAATGCGGGGGCGCTGATCGACAACAGCATGGAACTCTGGTCCGCCCGGCCCGGCGGTGCGTTGGCGATGCGGGCGACGGCACAATGGCGTTGA
- a CDS encoding LuxR C-terminal-related transcriptional regulator produces the protein MRRQERIAMHAITVEQAPRHQTLAAVVNALGTDAFEKETLRFLNSTSGTEHYCVYRVRDGLPKFLGGASIRGQHAMRHHKSEKRWPARSFVELHAADEAARGSRNAVMLHDDLNHVADPTLHSALEHFDIVDRVMVCGRAVDDLYALSVMRSRDAGQFDARELTGLAENADLLVAACAKHAALHWDRGKAIAHFASVAVIEGNLRESDWGLSERELQVSSRILYGISAYGISIDLGLGEETIATYRKRLYARLCIGGRHELLQRYLSLL, from the coding sequence GTGAGGCGGCAGGAGAGGATAGCGATGCACGCAATAACCGTCGAACAGGCACCGCGGCACCAGACGCTTGCCGCAGTCGTGAACGCGCTCGGTACCGACGCCTTCGAAAAAGAAACACTTCGCTTCCTCAATTCGACGTCGGGCACCGAGCATTATTGCGTCTATCGGGTTCGCGATGGCCTTCCCAAATTCCTGGGCGGCGCCAGCATCCGCGGGCAGCACGCGATGCGTCACCACAAGTCCGAGAAACGCTGGCCGGCTCGCTCATTCGTGGAACTGCACGCAGCCGACGAAGCGGCGCGAGGATCGCGCAACGCAGTCATGCTCCACGACGACCTCAATCATGTCGCGGATCCCACGCTCCATTCCGCGCTCGAGCATTTCGATATCGTCGATCGTGTGATGGTGTGCGGACGCGCGGTCGATGATCTTTATGCGCTGTCGGTGATGCGTTCACGCGACGCCGGCCAGTTCGACGCGCGGGAGCTTACTGGCCTTGCCGAGAATGCCGACCTGCTCGTCGCTGCTTGCGCGAAGCATGCCGCACTCCATTGGGATCGCGGAAAGGCGATCGCGCATTTCGCATCGGTGGCAGTGATTGAGGGCAATCTGCGCGAGAGCGATTGGGGCCTATCCGAACGGGAACTTCAGGTCAGTTCGCGTATCCTCTACGGCATTTCAGCCTATGGTATATCGATCGATCTTGGGCTCGGCGAAGAGACGATCGCCACGTATCGCAAGCGCCTCTATGCCCGGTTGTGCATCGGTGGCCGGCACGAACTGTTGCAGCGTTACCTGTCGCTGCTTTGA
- a CDS encoding bifunctional 3-(3-hydroxy-phenyl)propionate/3-hydroxycinnamic acid hydroxylase produces the protein MAETERNRAQVTESIEQFDVVIVGAGPCGVTLANHLGLYGVRTLIVDRSSEILDYPRAVGMDDEALRSFQTVGLAELLLADMIRNVPARYHTAGGWCFAHVHPQEQPFGWSRRNLFIQPIAERTLRRGLDRYEAVRLDLGVSLLTLDEESDGVLATLERADGTTYAVRCAYLVGADGGRSTVRGLIDVRLDGKTDAARWLVVDMQNDDLDSPYSSVFTHRHHPRMSIALPYGHRRFEFRLPDTESDEAAVVPERLEERLRLFYGAGPRRANVLRARVYRHHSRIAERFKVGRVFLAGDAAHLQPPFFGQGMNSGLRDATNLGWKFAAVLRGLAGPRLLESYEVERHDHARKMVNIATMFGKLYSPGSRALEIARDLFFRVVQRQPRLRDYVLQMKFKPIPRYTEGLVLPATDPTREGIVGRMFMQPLVETADRQQVKLDDALGPWFTVIGIGADPSTAMSADSRKFWADLGANLVQVRSSRSEEAAASDGVIVIEDLMGAFRDWRRARPTIRFIVLRPDRYVAAVAGDNELDSVSEQLRSLLRT, from the coding sequence ATGGCTGAGACGGAGCGGAATCGCGCGCAAGTGACAGAGTCGATCGAACAATTCGACGTAGTCATTGTCGGTGCGGGACCCTGTGGCGTGACGCTGGCCAATCATCTCGGCCTGTATGGCGTGCGCACGCTGATCGTCGATCGTTCCTCTGAGATTCTCGACTATCCGCGCGCTGTAGGGATGGACGACGAGGCGCTGCGCTCGTTCCAGACGGTCGGGCTTGCAGAGTTGTTGCTCGCCGACATGATCCGCAACGTACCGGCCCGCTACCACACGGCAGGCGGTTGGTGTTTCGCGCATGTCCATCCGCAGGAGCAGCCGTTCGGTTGGAGCCGGCGCAACCTATTCATCCAGCCGATCGCGGAACGCACGCTGCGGCGCGGGCTAGACCGCTATGAAGCCGTCCGCCTTGATCTGGGGGTGTCGCTGCTAACCCTGGACGAAGAGAGTGACGGGGTGCTGGCGACCTTGGAACGTGCCGATGGAACGACCTATGCTGTCCGTTGCGCGTATCTCGTCGGGGCAGATGGCGGGCGGAGCACCGTGCGCGGGCTGATCGATGTGAGACTCGACGGGAAGACCGACGCGGCGCGTTGGCTGGTCGTCGACATGCAGAATGACGATCTGGATTCGCCCTATTCGAGCGTATTCACCCACCGCCATCATCCGCGGATGTCGATCGCGCTGCCTTATGGGCACCGGCGCTTCGAGTTCCGGTTGCCGGACACGGAAAGCGACGAAGCCGCGGTCGTACCGGAGCGGCTCGAGGAGCGGCTGCGGCTCTTCTATGGAGCGGGCCCCCGGCGGGCGAATGTGTTGCGCGCGCGCGTATATCGGCACCACTCGCGAATTGCCGAGCGCTTCAAGGTCGGCAGGGTTTTCCTGGCGGGCGATGCCGCGCACCTCCAGCCGCCGTTTTTCGGACAGGGGATGAATTCAGGCCTGCGTGACGCGACGAATCTGGGATGGAAGTTTGCCGCAGTTTTGCGCGGTCTGGCCGGCCCTCGTCTGCTCGAAAGTTATGAGGTGGAGCGGCATGATCATGCGCGCAAGATGGTCAATATCGCGACGATGTTCGGCAAGCTCTACTCGCCGGGCTCGCGAGCGCTGGAAATTGCGCGGGATCTCTTTTTCCGCGTCGTCCAGCGCCAGCCGCGCCTTCGCGACTATGTGCTCCAGATGAAATTCAAGCCGATTCCGCGCTACACCGAGGGGCTGGTGCTTCCCGCGACCGATCCCACGAGGGAAGGCATTGTCGGCCGGATGTTCATGCAGCCGCTCGTCGAAACGGCGGACCGCCAGCAGGTGAAGCTGGACGACGCCCTAGGTCCCTGGTTCACGGTGATCGGCATCGGCGCCGATCCGAGCACGGCGATGTCGGCGGATTCCCGGAAATTCTGGGCGGATCTTGGCGCCAATCTGGTGCAGGTGCGATCTTCACGGTCAGAGGAGGCTGCGGCAAGCGACGGCGTAATCGTGATCGAAGACCTGATGGGCGCGTTCCGGGACTGGCGCCGGGCGCGGCCCACGATCCGCTTCATCGTGCTTCGGCCTGACCGGTATGTTGCCGCAGTCGCCGGGGATAACGAGCTGGATAGTGTTAGCGAGCAGTTGCGGTCTTTACTGAGGACCTGA
- a CDS encoding 2,3-dihydroxyphenylpropionate 1,2-dioxygenase → MELVGLVGMSHSPSWDLSPVEGAAKPYVDAVFRARDEVARLMPDVLVVFGPDHVRNFFFDLMPAFCIGVENVTGFGDYSSPKGPFATCPDLASFIAEQVLAAGFDPALSHNMGIDHGISQPVAALVPDLRTPVIPIMISSGGAPLPTLARCHAFGSAVGDAIRAFPGKARALVVGSGGLSHSPPSISPADPGLSAETRDYLINGRPRVQEFNRQREEASRKRRGVGGIGPINEEWDRWLLDCMRTGDLAPVLAMDNATLLEQGGVGGQEIRAWLAALGAWGKPAETTDYAPVPTWITGMGCATAFDKEAV, encoded by the coding sequence ATGGAGCTCGTAGGTCTGGTGGGCATGTCCCACTCGCCTTCCTGGGATCTTTCGCCGGTCGAGGGGGCGGCCAAGCCGTATGTCGATGCCGTATTTCGCGCTCGGGACGAAGTCGCCCGCCTCATGCCCGACGTGCTGGTCGTGTTCGGTCCGGATCACGTTCGCAACTTCTTCTTCGACCTGATGCCCGCCTTTTGCATCGGCGTCGAAAACGTCACCGGGTTCGGCGATTACAGTTCACCGAAGGGGCCGTTCGCGACTTGTCCCGACCTCGCCAGTTTCATTGCCGAGCAGGTGCTTGCTGCCGGATTCGACCCCGCGTTGTCGCACAATATGGGGATCGACCACGGGATCAGTCAGCCAGTGGCGGCGCTGGTGCCAGATCTGCGCACGCCCGTCATTCCGATCATGATCAGCTCGGGCGGGGCTCCGTTGCCGACGCTCGCCCGTTGTCATGCCTTTGGCAGCGCGGTCGGGGATGCCATTCGCGCCTTTCCGGGAAAGGCGCGTGCGCTGGTAGTCGGATCGGGGGGACTTTCGCACTCGCCGCCGTCGATCTCGCCGGCGGATCCCGGGTTGAGCGCAGAAACGCGCGACTATCTCATCAACGGTCGTCCCAGGGTGCAGGAATTCAACCGGCAGCGCGAGGAAGCGTCGCGCAAGCGGCGCGGCGTGGGGGGGATCGGACCGATCAACGAGGAATGGGATCGCTGGCTGCTGGATTGCATGCGCACCGGCGATCTCGCGCCCGTGCTCGCCATGGATAACGCCACGCTGCTCGAGCAGGGCGGCGTGGGCGGACAGGAAATCCGCGCCTGGCTGGCCGCGCTCGGCGCTTGGGGGAAGCCGGCGGAAACGACCGATTACGCCCCGGTGCCCACGTGGATCACCGGCATGGGCTGCGCCACCGCATTCGACAAGGAAGCCGTATGA
- a CDS encoding CaiB/BaiF CoA-transferase family protein → MAGRLPLEGITVVAVEQAVAAPFCTSRLADAGARVIKIERPEGDFARGYDAVAAGQSSYFVWLNRGKESVVLDLAGEEGRTAFAGLVAEADILVQNLKPGALVRLGFGPDALRERHPRLIVCSISGYGDTGPMAERKAYDMLIQAESGLASVTGGPEAPARVGTSIVDIATGATAHAAILEALIGRATSGEGADIRVSMFDVMADWLTVPLLHHEGGNSPKRLGLAHPSIAPYGVFKTRDGKQMLLSIQSDREWAILASRFLGDAALASDPRFATNVQRVANREATDSLVADALARLTEDQARDQLAAADVAFASVNDMAALAAHQHLRRITVDTPAGQVSYPAPAPIVNGEDRCYRPVPALGSAR, encoded by the coding sequence ATGGCCGGACGGCTGCCGCTTGAAGGCATCACCGTCGTCGCGGTGGAACAGGCGGTCGCGGCGCCGTTCTGCACCTCGCGACTTGCCGATGCAGGCGCGCGCGTCATCAAGATTGAGCGACCCGAGGGCGATTTCGCGCGCGGCTATGATGCAGTCGCGGCGGGGCAGAGCAGCTATTTCGTCTGGCTCAACCGCGGCAAGGAATCGGTAGTCCTCGACCTTGCGGGCGAGGAGGGGCGCACCGCCTTCGCGGGACTGGTGGCCGAAGCCGACATCCTCGTCCAGAACCTCAAGCCCGGCGCGCTGGTGCGGCTGGGTTTCGGGCCGGATGCGTTGCGCGAGCGCCATCCGCGCCTGATCGTCTGCTCGATCAGCGGCTATGGTGACACGGGCCCGATGGCGGAGCGCAAGGCCTATGACATGCTGATCCAGGCCGAGTCCGGTCTCGCATCGGTCACCGGTGGTCCGGAAGCCCCCGCACGCGTGGGAACCTCGATCGTCGACATTGCCACCGGCGCGACCGCGCATGCCGCGATCCTCGAGGCGCTGATCGGACGCGCGACGAGCGGCGAGGGGGCCGATATCCGGGTCTCGATGTTCGACGTAATGGCCGATTGGCTGACCGTTCCCCTGCTGCATCACGAGGGTGGCAACTCTCCCAAGCGCCTCGGCCTCGCCCACCCTTCGATCGCGCCCTATGGCGTGTTCAAAACCCGCGACGGCAAACAGATGCTCCTTTCGATCCAGAGCGACCGCGAATGGGCGATACTCGCCTCGCGCTTCCTCGGCGACGCCGCGCTTGCCAGCGATCCGCGCTTTGCAACGAATGTGCAGCGCGTGGCGAACCGCGAGGCGACGGATAGCCTCGTGGCAGATGCCTTGGCCAGGCTGACGGAAGACCAAGCGCGCGATCAACTCGCTGCGGCGGACGTCGCCTTTGCCAGCGTCAACGACATGGCCGCGCTTGCAGCGCACCAGCATCTGCGCCGGATCACGGTCGATACACCAGCGGGGCAGGTCTCCTATCCGGCGCCCGCGCCGATCGTGAATGGTGAGGACCGCTGCTACCGTCCGGTCCCTGCTCTGGGAAGCGCCCGGTGA
- a CDS encoding LysR family transcriptional regulator: protein MDEGQLRAFLKIGDFHSITKAADELGIAQPSLSQQLLRLEDELGAKLFDRTSRGVSMTSAGHAFKAHAESILLSTRQAREEVRRSVRGPIGEVSIGLPVSIGELIGPEIFRTMHCDLPGVKLRLRLGFASDLVTLLEDGSLNAALTYYSDELSYLQAEHVADEVLLLIGPADAFGSVDERGIAPEPIDAESLRHLDLLLPPMGKGLKRRINQQPHGEAIHLSVRSEIDSLRVLKTLLLGGEGYSLLPYIGVRDELRTGQLSAARVSGMNLTLPLSLVRAGIRPPEALSAVESVIRKCLDELLSSGGWLVE, encoded by the coding sequence ATGGATGAGGGACAATTACGTGCCTTCCTGAAGATCGGCGATTTCCATTCGATCACCAAGGCGGCGGACGAACTGGGCATCGCCCAGCCTTCACTCAGCCAGCAGTTGCTGCGCCTGGAAGACGAGCTGGGCGCAAAGCTGTTCGATCGAACCTCGCGCGGCGTTTCGATGACCTCCGCCGGCCACGCCTTCAAGGCGCATGCCGAGTCGATCCTTCTCTCGACTCGCCAGGCGCGCGAGGAAGTCCGTCGCTCCGTGCGCGGCCCGATCGGAGAGGTTTCGATCGGCCTGCCGGTTTCGATCGGCGAACTGATTGGCCCCGAGATCTTTCGTACCATGCATTGCGACTTGCCTGGCGTTAAGCTGCGACTACGCCTGGGCTTCGCCAGCGATCTCGTAACTCTGCTCGAGGACGGATCGCTCAACGCTGCCCTGACCTATTATTCCGACGAGCTTTCCTATCTCCAGGCCGAGCACGTGGCGGACGAAGTGCTCCTGCTCATCGGCCCCGCCGACGCGTTCGGATCGGTCGACGAGCGTGGCATTGCGCCCGAGCCGATCGACGCCGAGAGCCTGCGGCATCTCGATCTGTTGCTGCCGCCGATGGGCAAGGGGCTGAAGCGGCGCATCAACCAGCAACCGCATGGGGAGGCAATCCATCTCTCGGTGCGCAGCGAGATCGATTCGCTGCGCGTTCTCAAGACTTTGCTGTTGGGCGGCGAGGGCTATTCGCTGCTGCCCTATATCGGCGTGCGCGATGAGTTGCGTACGGGGCAGCTTTCCGCCGCGCGGGTTAGTGGAATGAATCTCACCCTCCCCCTTTCGCTGGTACGCGCCGGGATACGGCCGCCCGAAGCGCTATCCGCGGTGGAGAGCGTAATCCGAAAATGCCTGGACGAGCTGTTGTCCTCCGGCGGCTGGCTGGTCGAGTAG
- a CDS encoding acetyl-CoA acetyltransferase yields the protein MGRRVAIAGVGLSGLPGSPEATPFALHAQASRAALVEAGLKPSDIDGFASAGLGALQPLEVAEYMGLKPRWIDSTGVGGATWEVMAAHAADAIAEGRADVILLAYGSTARTDLKRKLRTASLAWGTRGPSQFEAPFGHTLISKYAMAARRHMHEYGTTLEQMAEIAVSARYNAGLTPFAAYRDPIDIADVLDGPMIADPFTKLQCCIRSDGGAAVIMVAEDRVRDLAVKPVWVLGSAEAGSHVSMSQWDDFTTSPAAMTGPTAFARAGIRPDEIDVAQIYDAFTYMALITLEDLGFCAKGEGGAFVENGRLRVGGALPTNTDGGGLSACHPGMRGLFLLVEAARQLRGGCGDRQVEDAKLACVSGTGGWFCSSGTMILGAD from the coding sequence ATGGGCAGGCGAGTGGCGATTGCAGGTGTTGGGTTGTCGGGATTGCCGGGGTCGCCCGAGGCAACACCCTTTGCGTTGCACGCCCAGGCCTCGCGTGCGGCGTTGGTCGAGGCTGGGCTGAAGCCTTCGGATATCGATGGTTTTGCGTCGGCAGGGTTAGGCGCACTCCAGCCGCTTGAGGTCGCCGAGTATATGGGGCTCAAACCGCGCTGGATCGATTCGACCGGAGTCGGCGGCGCCACCTGGGAAGTGATGGCGGCACACGCCGCGGACGCGATCGCCGAGGGGCGCGCCGACGTCATCCTGCTCGCTTACGGCTCTACCGCGCGCACTGACCTGAAGCGCAAGCTGCGCACCGCCAGCCTTGCATGGGGCACACGCGGGCCGAGCCAGTTCGAGGCACCGTTTGGTCACACACTCATCTCGAAATACGCCATGGCCGCCCGCCGGCACATGCATGAATACGGCACCACGCTCGAGCAGATGGCGGAGATTGCCGTCTCGGCCCGCTACAATGCCGGCCTCACGCCCTTCGCGGCCTATCGCGACCCGATCGATATCGCCGACGTGCTGGACGGACCGATGATCGCCGACCCCTTCACCAAGCTGCAGTGCTGCATCCGTTCCGATGGCGGCGCGGCGGTCATCATGGTCGCTGAAGACCGAGTCCGCGACCTCGCGGTCAAGCCGGTCTGGGTGCTCGGCAGCGCCGAAGCAGGCTCGCACGTCTCGATGAGCCAGTGGGACGATTTCACAACCTCACCCGCCGCGATGACCGGGCCGACCGCCTTCGCACGCGCCGGCATTCGCCCGGACGAGATCGACGTGGCGCAAATCTATGACGCCTTCACCTATATGGCGCTGATCACCCTCGAGGATCTCGGTTTCTGCGCCAAGGGTGAGGGCGGCGCCTTCGTTGAGAACGGGCGCCTGCGCGTTGGCGGCGCGCTGCCGACCAACACCGATGGCGGCGGCCTTTCCGCCTGCCATCCGGGCATGCGCGGGCTCTTCCTCCTCGTCGAGGCGGCCCGGCAGCTGCGGGGTGGCTGTGGCGACCGGCAGGTGGAGGACGCGAAGCTCGCCTGCGTCAGCGGCACGGGTGGCTGGTTCTGCTCGAGCGGAACGATGATTTTGGGGGCCGACTGA